A DNA window from Euwallacea fornicatus isolate EFF26 chromosome 17, ASM4011564v1, whole genome shotgun sequence contains the following coding sequences:
- the AGO1 gene encoding protein argonaute-2 isoform X1, with the protein MSAETELTMQSGLQPVLLPPDLTTLSLIGHRPPAQGPHIGHPPSHTMQQTNAGTSGTPMGPTTTTSTAVALPGPTSGTPGPLATVSPPAEPPVFQCPRRPNLGREGRPIGLKANHFQICMPRGFVHHYDVNIQPDKCPRKVNREIIETMVKSYGKIFGNLKPVFDGRNNLYTRDPLPIGNSREELEVTLPGEGKDRLFRVSIKWVAQVSLYGLEEALEGRTRQIPYEAILALDVVMRHLPSMSYTPVGRSFFSSPEGYYHPLGGGREVWFGFHQSVRPSQWKMMLNIDVSATAFYKAQPVIEFMCEVLDIRDINEQRKPLTDSQRVKFTKEIKGLKIEITHCGAMRRKYRVCNVTRRPAQMQSFPLQLENGQTVECTVAKYFLDKYKMKLRYPHLPCLQVGQEHKHTYLPLEVCNIVAGQRCIKKLTDMQTSTMIKATARSAPDREREINNLVRRADFNNDEYVQEFGLTISTSMMEVRGRVLPPPKLQYGGRVASLSGQVGWHSKQQACPNQGVWDMRGKQFFTGVEIRVWAIACFAPQRTVREDALRNFTQQLQKISNDAGMPIIGQPCFCKYATGPDQVEPMFRYLKTTFQALQLVVVVLPGKTPVYAEVKRVGDTVLGMATQCVQAKNVNKTSPQTLSNLCLKINVKLGGINSILVPSIRPKIFNEPVIFLGADVTHPPAGDNKKPSIAAVVGSMDAHPSRYAATVRVQQHRQEIIQELSSMVRELLIMFYKSTGGYKPHRIILYRDGVSEGQFLQLLQHELTAIREACIKLETDYKPGITFIVVQKRHHTRLFCADKKEQSGKSGNIPAGTTVDVGITHPTEFDFYLCSHQGIQGTSRPSHYHVLWDDSHLDSDELQCLTYQLCHTYVRCTRSVSIPAPAYYAHLVAFRARYHLVEKEHDSGEGSHQSGSSEDRTPGAMARAITVHADTKKVMYFA; encoded by the exons ATGTCAGCCGAGACCGAGCTGACGATGCAATCGGGCCTTCAGCCTGTATTATTACCCCCCGATTTGACCACGCTCAGCCTCATTGGACATCGACCCCCAGCGCAAGGACCTCACATTGGGCATCCCCCCTCGCATACTATGCAGCAAACAAACG cAGGCACCTCTGGCACTCCCATGGGCCCCACCACCACTACTTCCACGGCGGTAGCTCTCCCGGGACCCACAAGTGGAACTCCTGGTCCTTTGGCGACGGTTTCACCTCCCGCAGAGCCTCCTGTGTTCCAGTGCCCGCGCCGACCCAACCTGGGTCGTGAGGGGCGTCCCATAGGACTTAAAGCCAACCATTTCCAAATATGCATGCCTCGCGGATTTGTACATCATTATGATGTCAACATCCAACCTGATAAATGTCCTAGGAAG GTTAATAGAGAAATTATCGAAACAATGGTAAAGTCCTATGGGAAAATCTTCGGTAATTTGAAACCGGTGTTCGACGGTCGTAATAATCTTTATACTCGCGATCCGTTACCCATCGGGAACTCTCGAGAAGAACTGGAGGTGACCTTACCTGGTGAAGGGAAGGATCGTTTGTTTCGCGTTAGCATTAAATGGGTGGCCCAAGTGTCTTTGTATGGGTTGGAAGAAGCCTTAGAAGGAAGAACTCGGCAAATACCATACGAAGCCATTCTAGCCTTGGATGTCGTCATGAGGCATTTGCCTTCAATGAGTTATACCCCAGTGGGTAGGAGCTTCTTTAGTAGCCCTGAAGGATACTACCATCCCTTGG GTGGTGGCAGAGAGGTATGGTTTGGATTCCATCAGTCAGTGAGGCCCAGTCAATGGAAGATGATGCTCAATATTGACG TATCTGCAACTGCATTTTACAAAGCGCAACCTGTGATAGAATTTATGTGTGAAGTATTGGATATTAGGGATATTAACGAGCAGCGCAAGCCATTGACCGACAGCCAGAGAGTGAAATTTACGAAGGAAATAAAAGggctaaaaattgaaattacgcATTGTGGGGCTATGCGTAGGAAATATAGAGTTTGCAATGTTACAAGAAGGCCTGCGCAAATGCAATC attcCCATTGCAATTAGAAAACGGGCAGACTGTGGAATGTACAGTGGCCAAATATTTCTTggataaatataaaatgaaacTGCGATATCCTCATTTGCCATGCCTTCAG GTGGGACAGGAACACAAGCACACCTACTTACCATTGGAAGTCTGTAATATCGTCGCTGGGCAGCGGTGTATCAAAAAATTGACTGATATGCAGACTTCGACTATGATTAAAGCAACCGCCAG GTCTGCTCCCGATCGCGAGCGCGAAATCAATAACCTTGTGCGCCGGGCGGACTTCAACAACGATGAGTACGTCCAAGAATTTGGACTGACGATCTCGACGAGCATGATGGAAGTGAGGGGACGCGTCTTGCCGCCTCCTAAGTTGCAGTATGGAGGGCGGGTCGCATCCCTCAGCGGACAGGTGGGCTGGCAC AGTAAGCAGCAAGCGTGTCCTAACCAAGGGGTATGGGACATGAGAGGAAAACAATTCTTCACCGGCGTTGAAATAAGAGTGTGGGCCATAGCGTGTTTTGCACCCCAACGTACTGTACGAGAAGATGCCTTAAG AAACTTTACTCaacaattgcaaaaaatatcaaacgACGCCGGCATGCCCATAATAGGCCAACCGTGCTTCTGTAAGTATGCTACTGGTCCCGATCAAGTGGAGCCGATGTTCAGATACTTGAAGACCACCTTCCAGGCCTTGCAGTTGGTCGTCGTGGTGCTACCTGGTAAAACTCCAGTTTATG CCGAAGTAAAACGTGTGGGAGACACGGTTCTCGGTATGGCGACCCAATGTGTTCAGGCGAAAAACGTCAACAAGACGTCGCCACAAACTTTATCTAATTTATGCCTCAAAATTAATGTGAAGTTGGGCGGCATCAACAGTATTTTGGTGCCGTCTATTCGTCCGAAAATATTCAATGAACCGGTGATCTTTTTGGGTGCTGACGTCACTCATCCTCCTGCGGGCGATAACAAAAAGCCATCTATTGCCGCCGTCGTCGGGTCTATGGACGCTCATCCTTCGAGATATGCCGCCACTGTAAGAGTACAACAACACCGACAAGAGATTATACAGGAACTTAGCTCGATGGTTCG TGAACTGTTGATAATGTTCTATAAATCGACGGGCGGCTACAAACCTCATCGTATTATTTTGTATCGTGATGGTGTGTCTGAGGGTCAATTCCTGCAATTGTTGCAACACGAATTGACCGCCATTCGCGAGGCCTGCATCAAACTGGAAACTGATTACAAGCCAGGCATCACATTCATTGTGGTGCAGAAGAGACATCACACGCGTCTGTTTTGCGCCGACAAGAAAGAGCAAAGCGGAAAGAGTGGGAACATCCCGGCTGGTACCACGGTAGATGTTGGGATCACACATCCCACGGAGTTTGATTTTTATCTGTGCAGTCATCAGGGTATTCAG GGTACCTCCAGGCCGTCCCATTACCACGTGTTATGGGATGACTCGCACTTGGACTCTGACGAACTCCAATGTCTTACCTACCAGCTGTGCCATACTTACGTGCGCTGCACCCGGTCAGTTTCCATCCCGGCGCCTGCTTACTACGCGCATCTTGTGGCATTTAGGGCTCGATATCATTTAGTTGAAAAGGAACATGACAG tGGCGAAGGATCTCACCAATCTGGATCATCGGAAGATCGAACACCGGGTGCCATGGCTAGAGCGATTACCGTCCATGCTGACACCAAGAAAGTCATGTATTTCGCTTAA
- the B9d2 gene encoding B9 domain-containing protein 2 isoform X2 — protein sequence MAEVHILGQLSGAKEFPKQELFCKWYLQVGNNWRTIEGKREGQTQVSSSQFSNICHWSYPIDLHLATAGIPGWPKIYIEVYHLDWLGRAHLFGYGLVTIPTSPGHHILDCYTWRPIGSLRDRFMQFFLGGGPQIKYPELIFSPDKRHRLSTEAMGVVTFEVDLILRNFSNYGVEY from the exons atggcagaagtgcaTATTCTCGGCCAACTATCCGGAGCAAAAGAATTTCCCAAGCAGGAACTATTTTGTAAATGGTATCTTCAAGTCG GCAATAACTGGAGAACTATTGAGGGCAAACGAGAAGGCCAAACCCAAGTGTCTTCCTCTCAGTTCTCTAACATTTGCCACTGGTCTTACCCCATTGACCTCCACTTAGCCACTGCAGGAATACCCG GGTGGCCTAAAATCTACATAGAAGTCTATCATCTGGACTGGTTGGGCAGGGCCCATTTGTTTGGCTATGGTTTGGTAACAATCCCCACTAGCCCTGGGCACCATATTCTGGATTGCTACACCTGGCGCCCTATAGGAAGCCTTAGGGATCGGttcatgcaattttttttgggtGGTGGGCCGCAGATTAAATATCCGGAGTTAATTTTTTCCCCTGACAAGAGACACAGATTGTCTACTGAGGCTATGGGGGTAGTCACCTTTGAGGTCgacttaattttaagaaatttcagtAATTATGGAGTAGAATATTGA
- the AGO1 gene encoding protein argonaute-2 isoform X2 gives MSAETELTMQSGLQPVLLPPDLTTLSLIGHRPPAQGPHIGHPPSHTMQQTNAGTSGTPMGPTTTTSTAVALPGPTSGTPGPLATVSPPAEPPVFQCPRRPNLGREGRPIGLKANHFQICMPRGFVHHYDVNIQPDKCPRKVNREIIETMVKSYGKIFGNLKPVFDGRNNLYTRDPLPIGNSREELEVTLPGEGKDRLFRVSIKWVAQVSLYGLEEALEGRTRQIPYEAILALDVVMRHLPSMSYTPVGRSFFSSPEGYYHPLGGGREVWFGFHQSVRPSQWKMMLNIDVSATAFYKAQPVIEFMCEVLDIRDINEQRKPLTDSQRVKFTKEIKGLKIEITHCGAMRRKYRVCNVTRRPAQMQSFPLQLENGQTVECTVAKYFLDKYKMKLRYPHLPCLQVGQEHKHTYLPLEVCNIVAGQRCIKKLTDMQTSTMIKATARSAPDREREINNLVRRADFNNDEYVQEFGLTISTSMMEVRGRVLPPPKLQYGGRVASLSGQSKQQACPNQGVWDMRGKQFFTGVEIRVWAIACFAPQRTVREDALRNFTQQLQKISNDAGMPIIGQPCFCKYATGPDQVEPMFRYLKTTFQALQLVVVVLPGKTPVYAEVKRVGDTVLGMATQCVQAKNVNKTSPQTLSNLCLKINVKLGGINSILVPSIRPKIFNEPVIFLGADVTHPPAGDNKKPSIAAVVGSMDAHPSRYAATVRVQQHRQEIIQELSSMVRELLIMFYKSTGGYKPHRIILYRDGVSEGQFLQLLQHELTAIREACIKLETDYKPGITFIVVQKRHHTRLFCADKKEQSGKSGNIPAGTTVDVGITHPTEFDFYLCSHQGIQGTSRPSHYHVLWDDSHLDSDELQCLTYQLCHTYVRCTRSVSIPAPAYYAHLVAFRARYHLVEKEHDSGEGSHQSGSSEDRTPGAMARAITVHADTKKVMYFA, from the exons ATGTCAGCCGAGACCGAGCTGACGATGCAATCGGGCCTTCAGCCTGTATTATTACCCCCCGATTTGACCACGCTCAGCCTCATTGGACATCGACCCCCAGCGCAAGGACCTCACATTGGGCATCCCCCCTCGCATACTATGCAGCAAACAAACG cAGGCACCTCTGGCACTCCCATGGGCCCCACCACCACTACTTCCACGGCGGTAGCTCTCCCGGGACCCACAAGTGGAACTCCTGGTCCTTTGGCGACGGTTTCACCTCCCGCAGAGCCTCCTGTGTTCCAGTGCCCGCGCCGACCCAACCTGGGTCGTGAGGGGCGTCCCATAGGACTTAAAGCCAACCATTTCCAAATATGCATGCCTCGCGGATTTGTACATCATTATGATGTCAACATCCAACCTGATAAATGTCCTAGGAAG GTTAATAGAGAAATTATCGAAACAATGGTAAAGTCCTATGGGAAAATCTTCGGTAATTTGAAACCGGTGTTCGACGGTCGTAATAATCTTTATACTCGCGATCCGTTACCCATCGGGAACTCTCGAGAAGAACTGGAGGTGACCTTACCTGGTGAAGGGAAGGATCGTTTGTTTCGCGTTAGCATTAAATGGGTGGCCCAAGTGTCTTTGTATGGGTTGGAAGAAGCCTTAGAAGGAAGAACTCGGCAAATACCATACGAAGCCATTCTAGCCTTGGATGTCGTCATGAGGCATTTGCCTTCAATGAGTTATACCCCAGTGGGTAGGAGCTTCTTTAGTAGCCCTGAAGGATACTACCATCCCTTGG GTGGTGGCAGAGAGGTATGGTTTGGATTCCATCAGTCAGTGAGGCCCAGTCAATGGAAGATGATGCTCAATATTGACG TATCTGCAACTGCATTTTACAAAGCGCAACCTGTGATAGAATTTATGTGTGAAGTATTGGATATTAGGGATATTAACGAGCAGCGCAAGCCATTGACCGACAGCCAGAGAGTGAAATTTACGAAGGAAATAAAAGggctaaaaattgaaattacgcATTGTGGGGCTATGCGTAGGAAATATAGAGTTTGCAATGTTACAAGAAGGCCTGCGCAAATGCAATC attcCCATTGCAATTAGAAAACGGGCAGACTGTGGAATGTACAGTGGCCAAATATTTCTTggataaatataaaatgaaacTGCGATATCCTCATTTGCCATGCCTTCAG GTGGGACAGGAACACAAGCACACCTACTTACCATTGGAAGTCTGTAATATCGTCGCTGGGCAGCGGTGTATCAAAAAATTGACTGATATGCAGACTTCGACTATGATTAAAGCAACCGCCAG GTCTGCTCCCGATCGCGAGCGCGAAATCAATAACCTTGTGCGCCGGGCGGACTTCAACAACGATGAGTACGTCCAAGAATTTGGACTGACGATCTCGACGAGCATGATGGAAGTGAGGGGACGCGTCTTGCCGCCTCCTAAGTTGCAGTATGGAGGGCGGGTCGCATCCCTCAGCGGACAG AGTAAGCAGCAAGCGTGTCCTAACCAAGGGGTATGGGACATGAGAGGAAAACAATTCTTCACCGGCGTTGAAATAAGAGTGTGGGCCATAGCGTGTTTTGCACCCCAACGTACTGTACGAGAAGATGCCTTAAG AAACTTTACTCaacaattgcaaaaaatatcaaacgACGCCGGCATGCCCATAATAGGCCAACCGTGCTTCTGTAAGTATGCTACTGGTCCCGATCAAGTGGAGCCGATGTTCAGATACTTGAAGACCACCTTCCAGGCCTTGCAGTTGGTCGTCGTGGTGCTACCTGGTAAAACTCCAGTTTATG CCGAAGTAAAACGTGTGGGAGACACGGTTCTCGGTATGGCGACCCAATGTGTTCAGGCGAAAAACGTCAACAAGACGTCGCCACAAACTTTATCTAATTTATGCCTCAAAATTAATGTGAAGTTGGGCGGCATCAACAGTATTTTGGTGCCGTCTATTCGTCCGAAAATATTCAATGAACCGGTGATCTTTTTGGGTGCTGACGTCACTCATCCTCCTGCGGGCGATAACAAAAAGCCATCTATTGCCGCCGTCGTCGGGTCTATGGACGCTCATCCTTCGAGATATGCCGCCACTGTAAGAGTACAACAACACCGACAAGAGATTATACAGGAACTTAGCTCGATGGTTCG TGAACTGTTGATAATGTTCTATAAATCGACGGGCGGCTACAAACCTCATCGTATTATTTTGTATCGTGATGGTGTGTCTGAGGGTCAATTCCTGCAATTGTTGCAACACGAATTGACCGCCATTCGCGAGGCCTGCATCAAACTGGAAACTGATTACAAGCCAGGCATCACATTCATTGTGGTGCAGAAGAGACATCACACGCGTCTGTTTTGCGCCGACAAGAAAGAGCAAAGCGGAAAGAGTGGGAACATCCCGGCTGGTACCACGGTAGATGTTGGGATCACACATCCCACGGAGTTTGATTTTTATCTGTGCAGTCATCAGGGTATTCAG GGTACCTCCAGGCCGTCCCATTACCACGTGTTATGGGATGACTCGCACTTGGACTCTGACGAACTCCAATGTCTTACCTACCAGCTGTGCCATACTTACGTGCGCTGCACCCGGTCAGTTTCCATCCCGGCGCCTGCTTACTACGCGCATCTTGTGGCATTTAGGGCTCGATATCATTTAGTTGAAAAGGAACATGACAG tGGCGAAGGATCTCACCAATCTGGATCATCGGAAGATCGAACACCGGGTGCCATGGCTAGAGCGATTACCGTCCATGCTGACACCAAGAAAGTCATGTATTTCGCTTAA
- the tctn gene encoding tectonic-1: MATTRLICLTLGVLLCVCKPLSFLTTSESSEITTATTTIAGSSTTCSSLEECEADLNVTTTVHTEIQNNTELQKKNKNSEIKKRVKPSMSHAHCTCNFHLHFCDINCCCDPDCSANDKKVFKYCEKDSNRHVDDRYCSYMEHIYINNTSTEWQVNRDGLFCIVNSNLPQSHLVQNERVLSFAEAFKSKAVFWPSNYLNNLSRNFTKSYVYGDPVVIIKNDSSLDFLRLPKNVLTSPCLTEKEIQFLKTSSSKCGQINIYSSNPALQFSSYFRNLKVVVNPPLVNQTNIKGSLYLNCPKNACIEIEPHLCDPCFNNCTKLDNTTNIKFHCSFDVKKNLNYCYNAPKKIFYRMYHNATRGLQKIEILGVLTNFSYNFGNFVKRFEFFQEFSVEFLWLNQTQNYSEIFSGNPGYIIGKPILVGTKLNLRTNNTNFDRILRSSDKFIDNFLVFHSHDREGKCVRNSSLYLPLEFGINLKSKCRFNSILSFNKSSTATHICTRIQQAIFSSWGISPKFNQILVFGLFGNALSSSLEDWGEVLYKIDPRRYLSNYTRGNFSSNTLLCHNISTLLNVEIFYSRIALKNLLNQNKILGLTYTFLDTRDHIFLVNTSSKMTKISLTLQSQVTFNDVTRKGERKFVNPPNWDIRLPYDFFYPFIKIGNGVQKMESATSFWVTVNFLMLKFFV, encoded by the exons ATGGCGACCACAAGGCTTATTTGCCTCACATTAGGGGTTTTGTTATGTGTTTGCAAACCTTTATcctttttaacaacttcagAGAGTTCTGAGATTACTACTGCTACTACAACAATTGCCGGGAGTTCAACTACTTGCAGTAGTCTAGAGGAGTGTGAAGCAGACTTGAATGTTACCACCACTGTGCATacagaaattcaaaataataccgaacttcagaagaaaaataaaaattcagaaataaagAAACGCGTTAAACCATCAATGTCACATGCCCATTGCACTTGCAACTTCCAT TTGCATTTTTGCGATATTAACTGCTGCTGCGATCCTGACTGCTCTGCAAACGATAAAAAAGTCTtcaaatattgtgaaaaagaCTCAAATCGACATGTCGACGACAGATACTGCAGCTACATGgaacatatatatattaataacaCGTCAACCGAATGGCAAGTGAATCGCGATGGGttgttttgtattgttaaCAGCAATTTGCCTCAATCTCACTTAGTGCAAAATGAAAGA gtCCTGAGTTTTGCTGAAGCATTTAAGTCTAAAGCGGTTTTTTGGCCTTCAAACTACCTCAACAACTTATccagaaattttacaaaaagttACGTTTATGGGGATCCAGTAGTAATTATAAAAAACGATTCTTCTTTGGATTTTCTAC GTCTGCCCAAGAACGTCCTTACTTCTCCCTGCTTAACAGAAAAGgagattcaatttttaaaaaccagCAGCAGCAAGTGCGGCCAAATTAACATCTATAGCTCAAATCCAGCTTTGCAATTCTCCTCATATTTCCGTAACCTTAAAGTAGTGGTTAACCCTCCTCTGGTTAATCAAACAAACATCAAGGGCAGTCTCTATTTG aactGCCCCAAAAACGCATGCATCGAAATCGAGCCACACCTTTGCGATCCGTGTTTCAACAATTGCACCAAACTTGATAACAccacaaacataaaatttcactGTTCCTTCGatgtgaagaaaaatttgaactaTTGTTACAACGCTcctaagaaaattttttataggaTGTACCATAACGCTACCAGGGgtttgcaaaaaattgaaatactgGGCGTTCTTACCAATTTTAGTTATAATTTTGGGAACTTTGTGAAAcgttttgagttttttcaaGAGTTTAGTGTTGAATTTTTATGGCTCAATCAAACTCAAAACTATTCGGAGATTTTCAGTGGAAATCCTGGGTATATTATAGGTAAACCGATTTTGGTAGGGACCAAATTGAATTTACGTACAAATAATACTAATTTTGATAGAATTCTTCGCTCTTCAGACAAgtttattgacaattttttagtttttcattcGCATGACAGAGAAGGGAAATGTGTTCGGAATTCCTCGTTGTATCTGCCTTTAGAATTTggtattaatttaaaaagcaaatgCCGCTTTAACAGCATTTTATCATTCAATAAAAGCTCTACTGCGACTCATATATGCACGAGAATTCAGCAGGCCATCTTCAGCTCATGGGGAATCAGCCCTAAATTCAATCAAATTCTCGTTTTTGGGCTTTTTGGAAATGCTTTGAGCTCCTCTTTAGAGGACTGGGGCgaagttttgtataaaatagACCCAAGGCGATATTTGAGCAATTACACACGAGGCAACTTCTCGTCGAACACTCTGCTTTGTCACAATATTTCCACCCTCCTCAACGTCGAGATATTTTACTCTAGAATAGCTCTAAAAAACCTATTGAACCAGAATAAAATCCTGGGGCTTACTTATACTTTCCTGGATACCAGGgatcatatttttttggttaatACGTCTTcgaaaatgacgaaaatttcGCTTACCTTACAAAGCCAGGTGACTTTCAATGATGTTACAAGGAAAGGAGAACGAAAGTTCGTAAATCCGCCTAATTGGGATATTAGGTTGCCCTACGATTTCTTCTAcccttttattaaaataggGAATGGCGTTCAAAAAATGGAATCGGCAACCTCATTTTGGGTaacagttaattttttaatgttaaaattttttgtctgA
- the B9d2 gene encoding B9 domain-containing protein 2 isoform X1, which yields MAEVHILGQLSGAKEFPKQELFCKWYLQVGNNWRTIEGKREGQTQVSSSQFSNICHWSYPIDLHLATAGIPGRQFTGWPKIYIEVYHLDWLGRAHLFGYGLVTIPTSPGHHILDCYTWRPIGSLRDRFMQFFLGGGPQIKYPELIFSPDKRHRLSTEAMGVVTFEVDLILRNFSNYGVEY from the exons atggcagaagtgcaTATTCTCGGCCAACTATCCGGAGCAAAAGAATTTCCCAAGCAGGAACTATTTTGTAAATGGTATCTTCAAGTCG GCAATAACTGGAGAACTATTGAGGGCAAACGAGAAGGCCAAACCCAAGTGTCTTCCTCTCAGTTCTCTAACATTTGCCACTGGTCTTACCCCATTGACCTCCACTTAGCCACTGCAGGAATACCCGGTAG GCAATTTACAGGGTGGCCTAAAATCTACATAGAAGTCTATCATCTGGACTGGTTGGGCAGGGCCCATTTGTTTGGCTATGGTTTGGTAACAATCCCCACTAGCCCTGGGCACCATATTCTGGATTGCTACACCTGGCGCCCTATAGGAAGCCTTAGGGATCGGttcatgcaattttttttgggtGGTGGGCCGCAGATTAAATATCCGGAGTTAATTTTTTCCCCTGACAAGAGACACAGATTGTCTACTGAGGCTATGGGGGTAGTCACCTTTGAGGTCgacttaattttaagaaatttcagtAATTATGGAGTAGAATATTGA